A window of the Candidatus Neomarinimicrobiota bacterium genome harbors these coding sequences:
- a CDS encoding MFS transporter: MASITESLGMNREVMALSGARFVDAFANSILIIILPLYVAEIPSEHLAFPVETLVGILIATFGLVSSFSQPFAGRASDRLDRRKIFIVSGLLLMGVATFVFVEAEQFLHLVLIRATQGLGFALTIPATLSLMSEYTEKSSRGGAMGIFTTMRMVGFATGPVLGGVIQVHYGFKTAFYVVGLLSILGAGIVYLMVREPEKLETEAAQARQLPSFRDSISKEFIILGIASIIMAAAISMMVALENEFNHRLSQTAIGFGLAFSALTISRVFLQIPLGKAADIWGRKIVIILGFIVLAPTTLMLGFVQTTGQLVMVRLAQGIGMSGISAPIFAIAGDKASEGSSGTQMSIVTMSFGLGIAGGPVLAGVMSGYVGFQSPFIVGGVLCLVAAWLVGQFVTETIVR, translated from the coding sequence ATGGCGTCCATAACCGAATCCCTGGGAATGAACCGTGAAGTGATGGCGCTGTCCGGCGCTCGCTTCGTGGATGCCTTCGCCAACAGTATCCTGATTATTATCCTGCCGCTATACGTGGCCGAGATTCCATCTGAGCATCTGGCTTTCCCTGTTGAAACATTGGTCGGAATCCTCATCGCCACGTTCGGTTTAGTGAGCTCATTCAGCCAGCCATTTGCCGGACGGGCCAGCGACCGGCTGGATCGCCGGAAGATTTTTATTGTATCCGGGCTCCTGCTGATGGGCGTGGCAACTTTCGTGTTCGTCGAAGCGGAGCAGTTTCTGCATCTGGTGCTCATCCGGGCGACGCAGGGGCTCGGATTTGCGCTGACCATTCCCGCGACGCTTTCCCTGATGTCCGAATATACGGAGAAAAGTTCACGCGGTGGCGCCATGGGCATTTTTACGACCATGCGGATGGTCGGCTTCGCCACCGGACCGGTGTTGGGTGGTGTAATCCAGGTGCATTACGGGTTTAAGACTGCATTTTATGTGGTTGGATTACTCTCCATACTAGGAGCGGGAATAGTCTATCTGATGGTGCGGGAACCGGAGAAACTGGAGACCGAGGCTGCTCAAGCCCGGCAACTTCCCAGCTTCCGGGATTCGATTTCCAAAGAATTTATCATCCTCGGCATCGCTTCAATTATTATGGCCGCTGCGATTTCTATGATGGTGGCACTGGAGAATGAATTCAACCACCGGCTCTCCCAAACGGCAATTGGATTTGGATTGGCCTTCTCAGCGTTAACAATAAGCCGCGTCTTTTTGCAGATTCCGCTGGGGAAGGCTGCGGACATCTGGGGCCGGAAAATTGTAATTATTCTAGGTTTTATCGTCCTAGCCCCCACTACTCTCATGCTGGGATTCGTGCAGACGACCGGCCAGCTGGTCATGGTGCGGTTGGCACAGGGCATCGGGATGTCCGGGATCTCGGCACCGATCTTTGCCATCGCCGGGGACAAGGCTAGCGAAGGGAGTTCCGGCACCCAAATGAGCATTGTGACTATGTCCTTTGGTCTCGGTATCGCCGGCGGACCGGTCTTGGCCGGGGTGATGTCCGGCTATGTCGGCTTTCAGTCACCGTTTATTGTTGGCGGTGTTCTTTGCCTTGTAGCCGCCTGGTTAGTGGGGCAATTTGTGACGGAAACGATTGTAAGATGA